From Streptomyces sp. NBC_01460, a single genomic window includes:
- a CDS encoding CHAT domain-containing protein, whose product MIDYTHPARERGRDSDLATALRAAADHTERLVRQAARAGADPTGEVNDWYDTVQRVADACARAAAVGHVPSPDEARTLDTWLLRATDCLGACRRLLRAARHLIEPPLTDAEVLDAYLALLDLTHVVHESADHVRRSLAVRRGGIPPREAPERFVRSRIAHQDLMRRALRLLPDEDARRDEWMFRYVVLAQRVAEYGGDSPGEAEAARATAEELARPGSRLDDAQRAQMRAAGAALATQVHTGGDAARATGAADLALAHRAVWRAAQDDPLAAARFGAELLRAVTVGENVDGLGLHDAVAALEHAVRTMDPGSPEWPEALAARALARTQVIGTWSVRERDIGAVVNELDGVRGLLPPGHPLTAPVDLALVQLLSLRGSGEGSLSDIRSALAMLRRARVQHPADPMHRLVLDAVFAQVHTAFHYHAGADDADCTGTGDEATPAVDRVGHAARTTQLLRLCVDRARRLADTREDHSPELLALVQHTLGWSLLMAATYTDGGSPPGGGERYALLSEARTVLSESLSRTDERSPQRAGRELLLHIACFVEAQAPTAPPGAARPPADAIGLLVERPDVSSRPPFQDTVRAVHFYARTLMAHTARGGEEPGDRDRRLRQMEEAVAARPEAVDTPAVDLRMQLAREHRAVNPAPAGLGDLLVRAARPGRSSAAGGRAGRERSRRLGWEALGLLARRALVQEVAADAVLTAERAGPLSREVAGWCVADGALEEAVGTLERGRALALHTEMVTVDVLSTLSGLGRADLAGEWRGWRDAALRQDRAGRRPDGTATGPGAALGEGAGGDAWDSYAEHPVPERLGARVRAVLEEHGALDTLLGTVPVPEIAAALRRTGNHELVYLLPTQNSPVSGGALRVRSDGGVRWTPLSGLADPSSLDAYTGALELLLSAPRADAVEHAWRARLEEVCDWAGRAVVEHLARDAGGAGADCPRRLVLVPLGALVAVPWSAARLPGAGGRPGRAVERMVLSTAPSARMFVAAAGRPPVRAGDDALLVLGLTGEQARVSSSRALHRLYPRPRLLAPETGRPSGRPVRGPDGTTRPAEVLDEIRRAALSHGIVDVSAHLLPDPSDSWRSHLAFGAAFGADGTPAGDIDRLSVQTIAAQRFPVPPDGPGLCVSLASCMNGLPRRHPDESFTMAAAFLAGGASSVLGSLWLVRLHATALVDLLFHHGLRTGHAPVDALRQAQLWMAGPVREPPASMPADVRRLAADLLNALTASGHDPADPAFWAGLVVVGR is encoded by the coding sequence GTGATCGACTACACCCACCCGGCGCGGGAGCGCGGCCGGGACAGCGACCTGGCGACCGCCCTGCGCGCCGCCGCGGACCACACCGAACGCCTCGTCCGGCAGGCCGCCCGCGCCGGGGCGGACCCGACGGGGGAGGTGAACGACTGGTACGACACGGTGCAGAGGGTCGCGGACGCCTGCGCCCGGGCCGCCGCCGTCGGCCACGTGCCCTCGCCGGACGAGGCGCGGACCCTGGACACGTGGCTCCTGCGGGCCACCGACTGCCTGGGAGCCTGTCGCCGGCTACTCCGTGCGGCCCGGCACCTCATCGAACCGCCCCTGACCGACGCCGAGGTGCTGGACGCCTACCTTGCCCTGCTCGACCTGACGCACGTGGTCCACGAGTCGGCCGACCACGTCCGCCGTTCCCTTGCCGTCCGGCGCGGCGGCATACCGCCGCGGGAGGCGCCCGAGCGGTTCGTCCGGAGCAGAATCGCCCACCAGGACCTCATGCGGAGGGCGTTACGCCTGCTCCCGGACGAGGACGCGCGGCGGGACGAGTGGATGTTCCGCTACGTGGTCCTCGCGCAGCGCGTCGCGGAGTACGGCGGGGACAGCCCCGGCGAGGCGGAGGCCGCCCGGGCGACCGCGGAGGAACTGGCCCGGCCCGGCAGCCGCCTGGACGACGCACAGCGGGCGCAGATGCGCGCCGCCGGGGCCGCGCTCGCCACCCAGGTGCACACCGGTGGGGACGCCGCCCGCGCCACGGGCGCCGCGGACCTCGCCCTGGCCCACCGGGCCGTCTGGCGGGCCGCCCAGGACGACCCGCTGGCGGCCGCCCGGTTCGGCGCCGAGCTGCTGCGGGCGGTCACGGTGGGCGAGAACGTCGACGGGCTGGGCCTCCACGACGCGGTGGCGGCACTGGAGCACGCCGTCCGGACCATGGACCCCGGCTCCCCGGAATGGCCCGAGGCCCTGGCGGCGAGGGCCCTGGCCCGCACCCAGGTGATCGGGACCTGGTCGGTCCGGGAGCGCGACATCGGGGCGGTCGTCAACGAACTCGACGGCGTCCGCGGCCTGTTGCCGCCAGGGCATCCGCTGACGGCGCCTGTCGACCTCGCCCTCGTACAGCTCCTGTCGCTGCGCGGCTCGGGTGAGGGCTCACTGAGCGACATCCGGTCCGCGCTCGCCATGCTGCGCCGGGCACGGGTCCAGCACCCCGCCGACCCGATGCACCGCCTGGTCCTGGACGCGGTCTTCGCGCAGGTCCACACCGCCTTCCACTACCACGCGGGGGCCGACGACGCGGACTGCACCGGCACCGGCGACGAGGCCACCCCCGCGGTGGACCGGGTCGGGCACGCCGCCCGCACGACGCAGTTGCTGCGCCTTTGCGTGGACCGGGCACGGCGGCTGGCGGACACGCGGGAGGACCACAGCCCGGAACTGCTGGCGCTGGTCCAGCACACCCTGGGCTGGTCGCTGCTGATGGCCGCCACGTACACGGACGGCGGCAGCCCGCCCGGCGGCGGCGAGCGGTACGCGCTGCTGTCCGAGGCCCGTACGGTCCTGAGTGAGTCCCTGAGCCGCACCGACGAGCGGTCGCCGCAGCGGGCCGGGCGGGAACTGCTGCTGCACATCGCCTGCTTCGTCGAGGCCCAGGCGCCGACGGCCCCGCCGGGCGCCGCCCGCCCGCCCGCCGACGCCATCGGCCTGCTGGTGGAACGGCCTGACGTCTCGTCCCGTCCGCCGTTCCAGGACACCGTCCGTGCCGTCCACTTCTACGCCCGGACCCTGATGGCCCACACCGCCCGCGGTGGGGAGGAGCCGGGGGACCGGGACCGGCGGCTGCGGCAGATGGAGGAGGCCGTGGCCGCCCGGCCGGAGGCGGTGGACACGCCCGCCGTGGACCTGCGGATGCAACTGGCCCGGGAACACCGCGCGGTGAACCCCGCCCCCGCCGGGCTCGGCGACCTGCTCGTCCGGGCCGCGCGGCCCGGACGGTCGTCGGCGGCAGGGGGCCGGGCGGGGCGCGAGCGGTCCCGCCGGCTCGGGTGGGAGGCCCTCGGTCTGCTGGCGCGCAGGGCGCTGGTGCAGGAGGTCGCCGCCGACGCGGTGCTGACGGCGGAACGGGCCGGGCCGCTCTCCCGAGAAGTCGCCGGGTGGTGCGTCGCGGACGGCGCGCTGGAAGAGGCCGTCGGGACGCTGGAGCGCGGCCGGGCGCTCGCCCTGCACACGGAGATGGTCACCGTGGACGTGCTGAGCACCCTGTCCGGGCTCGGCCGCGCCGATCTGGCCGGTGAGTGGCGCGGCTGGCGGGACGCCGCACTTCGGCAGGACCGGGCCGGGCGCCGGCCGGACGGGACGGCGACCGGGCCCGGGGCCGCCCTCGGGGAGGGAGCGGGCGGCGACGCCTGGGACTCGTACGCCGAACACCCGGTGCCCGAGCGCCTCGGAGCCCGGGTGCGGGCGGTGCTGGAGGAACACGGCGCCCTGGACACGCTGCTGGGGACGGTCCCGGTGCCCGAGATCGCGGCGGCGCTGCGCAGGACCGGCAACCACGAGCTGGTGTACCTGCTGCCGACCCAGAACTCGCCCGTCTCCGGGGGCGCGCTGCGGGTGCGGAGCGACGGCGGCGTCCGCTGGACGCCCCTGAGCGGCCTGGCGGATCCCTCCTCCCTGGACGCCTACACGGGCGCCCTGGAACTACTGCTCTCCGCACCGCGGGCGGATGCTGTCGAGCACGCCTGGCGGGCCCGTCTGGAGGAGGTGTGCGACTGGGCGGGGCGGGCGGTGGTGGAGCACCTGGCGCGGGACGCCGGGGGTGCCGGGGCCGACTGCCCGCGGCGGCTGGTGCTGGTGCCGCTCGGGGCGCTGGTCGCGGTGCCGTGGAGCGCGGCACGGCTGCCGGGGGCGGGCGGGCGCCCGGGCCGGGCGGTCGAGCGGATGGTGCTGTCCACCGCCCCTTCCGCCCGGATGTTCGTGGCCGCGGCCGGGCGGCCCCCCGTCCGGGCCGGGGACGACGCCCTGCTGGTCCTGGGGCTGACGGGGGAGCAGGCCCGGGTCTCGTCGAGCAGGGCACTGCACCGGCTGTACCCGAGGCCGCGCCTGCTGGCGCCCGAGACGGGCCGCCCCTCCGGCCGGCCCGTCCGCGGCCCGGACGGCACGACGCGGCCCGCGGAGGTCCTCGACGAGATCCGGCGGGCCGCCCTCTCGCACGGCATCGTGGACGTCTCGGCGCACCTGCTCCCCGATCCGTCGGACAGTTGGCGCTCGCACCTCGCCTTCGGCGCGGCCTTCGGCGCCGACGGGACACCGGCCGGTGACATCGACCGCCTGTCCGTGCAGACCATCGCGGCGCAGCGGTTCCCCGTGCCGCCGGACGGGCCCGGGCTGTGCGTCTCCCTGGCCTCGTGCATGAACGGACTGCCGCGTCGCCACCCGGACGAGTCCTTCACCATGGCGGCGGCGTTCCTGGCCGGGGGAGCGTCGTCCGTGCTGGGCTCGCTGTGGCTGGTGAGGCTGCACGCGACGGCCCTCGTGGACCTCCTGTTCCACCACGGTCTCCGCACGGGTCACGCGCCGGTGGACGCGCTGCGTCAGGCGCAGCTCTGGATGGCCGGCCCGGTGCGGGAGCCGCCCGCGTCGATGCCGGCCGACGTGCGGCGGCTCGCGGCCGACCTGCTGAACGCCCTCACGGCCTCGGGCCACGATCCGGCGGACCCGGCGTTCTGGGCCGGACTGGTGGTCGTGGGCCGCTGA
- a CDS encoding transcriptional regulator, translating to MEPNVLLDSLIDEAGVSRAGLAVHVNQAGRSRGLCLRYEHTAVSRWLKGQRPRGQVPDLICEVLAGRLDRSVTLDDIGMGIAGLHTTAPSAGLSGFVEHAPALWRSDHQQRPHLATAAAVTGTTAVMPVWEWENPPEDADVSRPGPSRVSMADIAMLRAARAHYEQMYRKAGGMATRSRIVGFLNAETAPLLRGGYSDATGRQLHRATAGLVAVAGICAYDSDAHGLAQRYFHQALRLAKASGDRGLGGYVIALLVNQSLYLAEFRRSVAFAEAALRAAGPHITPALATDLHAMQAKAYARLGDHRSALECIRRAETEAGRIGSGSEPDETGYVQPGLVDVQVAEALLRLGDVAGAREHAAAAVRSPAHDRGAVHRLALLTHLELLQGEADRAARTAAEMAERARGMESQRLRDRLRSVREHLAASGSADASAAAALIDGALRVPL from the coding sequence ATGGAGCCCAACGTCCTGCTCGATTCCCTGATCGACGAGGCGGGTGTGTCCCGTGCGGGACTCGCCGTCCACGTCAACCAGGCCGGCCGATCCCGCGGGCTGTGCCTGCGCTACGAACACACGGCGGTCTCCCGCTGGCTCAAGGGCCAGCGCCCGCGCGGGCAGGTGCCCGACCTGATCTGCGAGGTCCTCGCGGGCCGGCTGGACCGGTCCGTCACGCTCGACGACATCGGCATGGGGATCGCCGGGCTCCACACGACGGCGCCGAGCGCCGGCCTCTCCGGATTCGTCGAGCACGCGCCGGCGCTGTGGCGCTCCGACCACCAGCAGCGCCCGCATCTCGCCACCGCGGCGGCCGTCACGGGCACCACGGCGGTGATGCCCGTCTGGGAGTGGGAGAACCCTCCCGAGGACGCCGACGTCTCCCGTCCCGGGCCCTCCCGCGTGAGCATGGCGGACATAGCGATGCTGCGCGCGGCCCGCGCCCACTACGAGCAGATGTACCGGAAGGCCGGAGGGATGGCGACCAGATCCCGCATCGTCGGCTTCCTCAACGCCGAGACCGCGCCGCTGCTGCGCGGCGGGTACAGCGATGCCACAGGCCGCCAGCTGCACCGGGCGACCGCCGGCCTGGTGGCCGTCGCCGGCATCTGCGCCTACGACTCCGACGCCCACGGGCTCGCCCAGCGCTACTTCCACCAGGCCCTGCGCCTGGCCAAGGCCAGCGGGGACCGGGGGCTCGGCGGCTATGTGATCGCGCTGCTCGTGAACCAGTCCCTGTACCTGGCCGAATTCCGCCGGTCCGTCGCCTTCGCCGAGGCGGCCCTGCGCGCCGCCGGCCCGCACATCACCCCGGCGCTGGCCACCGATCTGCACGCGATGCAGGCCAAGGCCTACGCCCGGCTCGGCGACCACCGCAGCGCACTGGAGTGCATCCGCCGGGCGGAGACCGAGGCCGGACGCATCGGCAGCGGGAGCGAGCCGGACGAGACGGGATACGTCCAGCCCGGCCTCGTCGACGTCCAGGTGGCGGAGGCGCTGCTGCGGCTCGGGGACGTGGCCGGCGCCCGGGAGCACGCGGCGGCGGCCGTACGCTCCCCCGCGCACGACCGCGGGGCCGTGCACCGGCTCGCCCTGCTGACCCATCTCGAACTGCTCCAGGGCGAGGCGGACAGGGCGGCCCGCACGGCCGCGGAGATGGCGGAACGGGCCCGGGGGATGGAGTCCCAGCGGCTCAGGGACCGGCTGCGCTCCGTGCGCGAGCACCTGGCCGCGAGCGGCAGCGCGGACGCCTCGGCGGCGGCGGCCCTCATCGACGGAGCGCTCCGCGTGCCCCTGTGA
- a CDS encoding NUDIX hydrolase produces the protein MQWTNLNEQTVYENRWFRVNLADVALPDGRHLDHFLIRLRAVAAATVVNEANEVLLLWRHRFITDSWGWELAAGVVEDGEDVAVAAAREMEEETGWRPGELLPLMTVEPANGLIDARHHLFWSREATYTGHPADDFESSRREWVPLKLVPDMVARGEIPAANMAAGLLMLHHMHLG, from the coding sequence GTGCAGTGGACGAACTTAAACGAACAGACCGTGTACGAGAATCGCTGGTTCCGGGTCAATCTCGCGGACGTCGCACTCCCTGACGGCCGGCACCTGGACCACTTCCTCATCCGCCTCCGGGCCGTCGCCGCGGCGACCGTCGTCAACGAGGCCAACGAGGTCCTGCTCCTGTGGCGGCACCGCTTCATCACCGACAGCTGGGGCTGGGAGCTGGCCGCGGGCGTCGTCGAGGACGGCGAGGACGTCGCCGTCGCGGCGGCGCGGGAGATGGAGGAGGAGACCGGCTGGCGCCCCGGTGAGCTGCTTCCCCTGATGACCGTCGAACCGGCCAACGGTCTCATCGACGCCCGGCACCACCTCTTCTGGTCCCGCGAGGCGACGTACACCGGACACCCGGCGGACGACTTCGAGTCCTCGCGGCGCGAGTGGGTGCCGCTCAAGCTCGTGCCGGACATGGTCGCACGCGGCGAGATCCCCGCGGCCAACATGGCGGCAGGGCTGCTGATGCTCCATCACATGCACCTGGGGTGA
- a CDS encoding sensor histidine kinase, which translates to MAVGMSRPRATHTAAVRALSDGAGGSRALGDPAADIDPDDLPDGLVVADENGKVVCFNRAASRITATPVADALGHSLDQALPLEDLKGRRWWELTDPYGGLATRVGQPERNLLLPGGREVLVSARYVREAPTGPVRRLVVSLRGTEARRRTELSHAELIATVAHELRSPLTSVKGFTATLLAKWERFTDDQKRLMLETVDADANRVTRLIAELLDISRIDSGRLELRRQPVDISAAVERHVQALTANGQAPDRFLVHTRQPLPALWADPDKVDQVLGNLLENAVRHGEGTVTIDIAPAPAPGKSDESGTAVTVSDEGPGIPEESMGRVFTRFWRGSKRGGTGLGLYIVKGIVEAHGGTITVDRAPGGGAEFRFILPVSAPAYLA; encoded by the coding sequence ATGGCTGTCGGCATGAGCAGGCCGCGAGCGACACACACGGCCGCCGTGCGCGCCCTCTCCGACGGGGCCGGCGGAAGCCGGGCCCTCGGGGACCCCGCGGCGGACATCGACCCGGACGATCTTCCCGACGGACTCGTCGTCGCCGACGAGAACGGCAAGGTCGTCTGCTTCAACAGGGCCGCGTCCCGGATCACCGCCACACCCGTGGCCGACGCCCTCGGCCACTCCCTGGACCAGGCACTGCCCCTCGAGGACCTCAAGGGACGCCGCTGGTGGGAGCTGACCGACCCCTACGGCGGGCTCGCCACCCGGGTCGGCCAGCCCGAGCGGAATCTGCTGCTCCCCGGCGGCCGCGAGGTCCTGGTCTCCGCCCGGTACGTACGGGAGGCCCCGACGGGGCCCGTCCGGAGGCTCGTCGTCTCGCTGCGCGGCACCGAGGCACGCCGGCGCACCGAGCTGAGCCACGCCGAGCTGATCGCCACCGTCGCCCACGAGCTGCGCTCCCCCCTGACCTCCGTCAAGGGCTTCACCGCCACGCTGCTGGCCAAGTGGGAACGGTTCACCGACGACCAGAAGCGGCTGATGCTGGAGACCGTCGACGCCGACGCCAACCGCGTCACCCGGCTCATCGCCGAGCTGCTCGACATCTCCCGCATCGACTCGGGCAGGCTCGAGCTGCGCCGCCAGCCCGTGGACATCTCCGCCGCCGTCGAACGCCACGTCCAGGCGCTCACCGCGAACGGCCAGGCACCCGACCGCTTCCTCGTGCACACCCGGCAGCCGCTGCCCGCGCTCTGGGCCGATCCGGACAAGGTCGACCAGGTGCTCGGCAACCTCCTGGAAAACGCGGTGCGGCACGGCGAGGGAACCGTCACTATTGACATCGCCCCTGCGCCCGCACCGGGCAAGAGCGACGAGAGCGGAACGGCAGTCACCGTGAGCGACGAAGGTCCCGGCATCCCCGAGGAGTCGATGGGCCGCGTCTTCACCCGCTTCTGGCGGGGGAGCAAGCGCGGCGGGACCGGCCTGGGCCTCTACATCGTCAAGGGCATCGTCGAGGCCCACGGCGGCACCATCACGGTCGACCGCGCGCCCGGCGGAGGCGCCGAATTCCGATTTATCCTGCCCGTGAGCGCGCCGGCCTATCTGGCCTGA
- the pheS gene encoding phenylalanine--tRNA ligase subunit alpha, with protein sequence MSAPNKSYDPVEVEALKPEEIERMRDEAFAAFAAAGDLDALAQAKTAHTGGTSPLSLANREIGALPPQAKAEAGKRVGQARGAVSKALAARQTELEAERDARVLVEEAVDVTLPYDRVPAGARHPLTTIMERVADVFVAMGYEIAEGPEVEAEWFNFDALNFVPDHPARQMQDTFFVQGADGAKGDESGVVLRTHTSPVQARSLLSRKPPVYVVCPGRVYRTDELDATHTPVFHQIELLAVDEGLTMADLKGTLDHMVQALFGPDMKTRLRPNFFPFTEPSAEMDMVCYVCRGESVGNPDRPCRTCGSEGWIELGGCGMVNPKVLVACGVDPEKYSGFAFGFGIERMLMFRHNVEDMRDMVEGDVRFTRPFGMEI encoded by the coding sequence ATGTCGGCACCGAACAAGTCGTACGACCCAGTCGAGGTCGAGGCACTGAAACCGGAAGAGATCGAGCGCATGCGGGACGAGGCGTTCGCCGCCTTCGCCGCCGCGGGCGACCTCGACGCGCTCGCCCAGGCGAAGACCGCGCACACCGGTGGAACCTCGCCCCTGTCGCTCGCCAACCGGGAGATCGGCGCGCTGCCGCCGCAGGCCAAGGCCGAGGCGGGCAAGCGCGTGGGCCAGGCCCGCGGCGCCGTCTCCAAGGCGCTGGCCGCCCGCCAGACCGAGCTGGAGGCCGAGCGTGACGCCCGGGTGCTGGTCGAGGAGGCGGTGGACGTCACGCTGCCCTACGACCGCGTCCCGGCCGGTGCGCGCCACCCCCTGACGACGATCATGGAGCGCGTCGCCGACGTCTTCGTCGCCATGGGCTACGAGATCGCCGAGGGCCCCGAGGTCGAGGCGGAGTGGTTCAACTTCGACGCCCTGAACTTCGTGCCCGACCACCCGGCGCGGCAGATGCAGGACACCTTCTTCGTCCAGGGCGCCGACGGTGCCAAGGGCGACGAGTCCGGTGTGGTGCTGCGTACGCACACCTCGCCCGTCCAGGCGCGTTCCCTGCTCAGCCGCAAGCCCCCCGTCTACGTGGTCTGCCCCGGGCGGGTCTACCGCACCGACGAGCTCGACGCCACGCACACCCCGGTCTTCCACCAGATCGAGCTGCTCGCCGTCGACGAGGGCCTCACCATGGCCGACCTCAAGGGCACCCTCGACCACATGGTCCAGGCGCTCTTCGGTCCGGACATGAAGACCCGGCTCCGGCCGAACTTCTTCCCGTTCACCGAGCCGTCCGCCGAGATGGACATGGTCTGCTACGTCTGCCGCGGCGAGTCCGTCGGCAACCCGGACCGGCCCTGCCGCACCTGCGGCAGCGAGGGCTGGATCGAGCTCGGCGGCTGCGGCATGGTCAACCCGAAGGTGCTGGTCGCCTGCGGTGTGGACCCCGAGAAGTACAGCGGATTCGCCTTCGGGTTCGGCATCGAACGGATGCTGATGTTCCGCCACAACGTCGAAGACATGCGAGACATGGTCGAGGGTGACGTCCGGTTCACCCGGCCGTTCGGGATGGAGATCTGA
- the pheT gene encoding phenylalanine--tRNA ligase subunit beta → MRVPLSWLREYVDLPATATGRDVQAELVSVGLEVETVEQTGAGLKGPLVVGQVLTIEELEGFKKPIRFCTVDVGTANGTGEPQEIVCGARNFSVGDKVVVVLPGAVLPGDFAIAARKTYGKTSHGMICSTDELGMGDDGTHGIIVLPPEYEPGTDAIELLELVDEVLDIAVTPDRGYCLSMRGVARETAIAYGLPLRDPALLDVPPPNAHGYPVKVSDPIGCGNFTARTVTGLRPEARSPIWMQRRLQKAGMRTVSLAVDITNYVMLELGQPLHAYDRSRVEGTIGVRRAQQGEKLTTLDGVKRVLDAQDLVITDDRGPIGLAGVMGGADTEIADVAEDTATTEVVIEAAHFDAIAIARTARRHKLSSEASKRFERGVDPQAAAAAAQRTVDLLVLLAGGTAEAGVTEITAPSAPHTIAMPANHPDRVAGVAYGRETVVRRLQQVGCDVYGQDELIVTAPSWRPDLAAPNDLAEEVIRLEGYENLPSTLPTPPSGRGLTDRQRLHRRIGRALAGAGYVEALSYPFIGDTVLDQLGLEKDDARRRTVTLVNPLSDEEPALRTTLLPGLLGALRRNDGRGSHDLALFETGLVFRPTGEETKAVRLPVDRRPTDEEIAGLDAALPRQPRRAAVVLAGAREQAGWWGKARTATWADAVEAARTIAGEAGVEVTARADRHAPWHPGRCAALYVTVDGEETLFGHAGELHPRVVKELHLPERTCATEVELDVLERAVDGALQAPRISSFPVATQDVALVVASDVPADAVERALREGAGDLLESLRLFDVFTGEQIGEGNKSLAYALRFRATDRTLTVEEASAARDTAVALATERTGAVLRGA, encoded by the coding sequence ATGCGCGTCCCGCTTTCCTGGCTGCGGGAGTACGTCGACCTGCCGGCGACGGCGACCGGCCGCGACGTGCAGGCCGAGCTCGTCTCCGTCGGCCTCGAGGTCGAGACCGTCGAACAGACCGGCGCCGGCCTCAAGGGCCCCCTGGTCGTCGGACAGGTCCTGACCATCGAGGAGCTGGAGGGCTTCAAGAAGCCCATCCGCTTCTGCACCGTCGACGTCGGCACGGCCAACGGCACCGGTGAGCCGCAGGAGATCGTCTGCGGCGCCCGTAACTTCTCCGTCGGCGACAAGGTCGTCGTGGTCCTCCCGGGCGCGGTGCTGCCCGGGGACTTCGCGATCGCCGCGCGCAAGACGTACGGCAAGACCTCGCACGGCATGATCTGCTCCACCGACGAGCTCGGCATGGGCGACGACGGCACGCACGGCATCATCGTGCTGCCGCCCGAGTACGAGCCCGGCACCGACGCGATCGAGCTCCTCGAGCTCGTCGACGAGGTGCTCGACATCGCCGTCACTCCGGACCGCGGCTACTGCCTCTCGATGCGCGGGGTCGCCCGCGAGACCGCCATCGCGTACGGGCTCCCGCTGCGCGACCCGGCGCTCCTGGACGTGCCGCCGCCCAACGCGCACGGCTACCCGGTGAAGGTGTCCGACCCGATCGGATGCGGCAACTTCACCGCGCGCACGGTCACCGGCCTCCGGCCCGAGGCGCGCTCCCCGATCTGGATGCAGCGCAGGCTGCAGAAGGCCGGGATGCGTACGGTCTCGCTCGCCGTCGACATCACCAACTACGTGATGCTCGAGCTGGGCCAGCCGCTGCACGCCTACGACCGGAGCCGCGTCGAGGGCACGATCGGGGTGCGCCGCGCCCAGCAGGGCGAGAAGCTCACCACGCTCGACGGTGTCAAGCGCGTCCTGGACGCCCAGGACCTGGTCATCACCGACGACCGCGGGCCGATCGGTCTCGCGGGTGTCATGGGCGGCGCCGACACCGAGATCGCCGACGTGGCCGAGGACACGGCGACCACCGAGGTCGTCATCGAGGCCGCGCACTTCGACGCGATCGCCATCGCCCGGACCGCGCGCCGCCACAAGCTGAGCTCCGAGGCGTCCAAGCGCTTCGAGCGCGGCGTCGACCCGCAGGCCGCCGCCGCTGCCGCGCAGCGCACGGTCGACCTCCTGGTCCTCCTCGCGGGCGGTACCGCCGAGGCCGGCGTCACGGAGATCACCGCTCCGTCGGCGCCCCACACCATCGCGATGCCCGCGAACCACCCCGACCGGGTGGCCGGCGTCGCGTACGGCCGCGAGACCGTCGTGCGCCGCCTCCAGCAGGTCGGCTGCGACGTCTACGGGCAGGACGAGCTGATCGTCACCGCGCCGTCCTGGCGCCCCGACCTCGCCGCGCCGAACGACCTGGCCGAAGAGGTCATCCGGCTGGAGGGGTACGAGAACCTCCCGTCCACCCTGCCGACCCCGCCCTCCGGGCGCGGGCTCACCGACCGCCAGCGGCTCCACCGCCGCATCGGCCGGGCGCTCGCCGGCGCGGGTTACGTCGAGGCGCTCAGCTACCCGTTCATCGGTGACACCGTCCTCGACCAGCTCGGTCTGGAGAAGGACGACGCCCGCCGCCGTACGGTCACCCTCGTCAACCCGCTCTCCGACGAGGAGCCCGCGCTGCGCACCACGCTGCTGCCGGGCCTCCTCGGCGCGCTGCGGCGCAACGACGGCCGCGGCAGCCACGACCTGGCGCTCTTCGAGACGGGGCTCGTCTTCCGGCCCACCGGCGAGGAGACCAAGGCCGTACGGCTGCCCGTCGACCGCCGGCCCACCGACGAGGAGATCGCCGGACTGGACGCGGCGCTCCCGCGCCAGCCGCGCCGCGCCGCCGTCGTCCTCGCGGGCGCCCGTGAGCAGGCCGGCTGGTGGGGCAAGGCCCGCACCGCCACCTGGGCGGACGCCGTCGAGGCGGCGCGCACCATCGCCGGTGAGGCGGGCGTCGAGGTGACGGCCCGCGCCGACCGGCACGCACCGTGGCACCCCGGCCGCTGCGCCGCGCTGTACGTCACGGTCGACGGCGAGGAGACCCTCTTCGGCCACGCCGGCGAGCTGCACCCGCGGGTCGTCAAGGAGCTCCACCTCCCCGAGCGGACCTGCGCCACGGAGGTCGAGCTCGACGTCCTGGAGCGGGCCGTGGACGGTGCGCTCCAGGCGCCCCGGATCTCCTCCTTCCCGGTGGCGACCCAGGACGTCGCGCTCGTCGTGGCCTCGGACGTGCCCGCCGACGCGGTGGAGCGGGCGCTCCGTGAGGGCGCCGGCGACCTCCTCGAATCGCTGCGGCTGTTCGACGTCTTCACGGGCGAGCAGATCGGCGAGGGCAACAAGTCCCTGGCGTACGCGCTGAGGTTCCGTGCCACGGACCGCACGCTCACCGTGGAGGAGGCCTCGGCGGCCCGCGACACCGCGGTCGCCCTGGCCACCGAGCGCACCGGCGCGGTGCTGCGCGGCGCGTAG